From Oncorhynchus keta strain PuntledgeMale-10-30-2019 unplaced genomic scaffold, Oket_V2 Un_contig_16812_pilon_pilon, whole genome shotgun sequence, a single genomic window includes:
- the LOC127919507 gene encoding uncharacterized protein LOC127919507 — protein sequence MYNKAYVSEVGRRVSLHSCLIGFKLSQSHFCVVLAVELRCILHSYFQVHPAQLFPGAPRTAISRCTPHCYFQVHPALLFPGAPRTAISRCTPHCYFQVHPALLFPGAPRTAISRCTPHCYFQVHPALLFPGAPRTAISRCTPHCYFQVHPALLFPGSSRTAISRFIPHSYFQVHPAQLFPGAPRTAISRFILHSYFQVHPAQLFPGAPCLAISRCILHSYFQVHPAQLFPGASCTAISRCTLHSYFQVHPAQLFPGAPCTAISRCTLHSYFQVQRCLIGFKLPQGGL from the exons ATGTATAACAAAGCATACGTCTCAGAA gttggaaggagagtgtcgctgcacagctgtttgatcgggttcaagttgtcccaaagccacttctgcgttgtcttggctgttgagctcaggtgcatcctgcacagctatttccaggtgcACCccgcacagctatttccaggtgcACCCCGCACTGCTATTTCCAGGTGCACCCCGCACTGCTATTTCCAGGTGCACCCCGCACTGCTATTTCCAGGTGCACCCCGCACTGCTATTTCCAGGTGCACCCCGCACTGCTATTTCCAGGTGCACCCCGCACTGCTATTTCCAGGTGCACCCCGCACTGCTATTTCCAGGTGCACCCCGCACTGCTATTTCCAGGTGCACCCCGCACTGCTATTTCCAGGTGCACCCCGCACTGCTATTTCCAGGTGCACCCCGCACTGCTATTTCCAGGTGCACCCCGCACTGCTATTTCCAGGTTCATCccgcacagctatttccaggttcATCccgcacagctatttccag GTGCATCccgcacagctatttccaggtgcACCCCGCACTGCTATTTCCAGGTTCatcctgcacagctatttccaggtgcatcctgcacagctatttccaggtgcACCCTGCTTAGCTATTTCCAGGTGCatcctgcacagctatttccaggtgcaccctgcacagctatttccaggtgcatcctgcacagctatttccaggtgcaccctgcacagctatttccaggtgcaccctgcacagctatttccaggtgcaccctgcacagctatttccaggtgcaccctgcacagctatttccaggtgcagagatgtttgatcgggttcaagttgcCCCAAGGAGGCCTGTAG